The DNA segment TTAACCCTGACCATCTATTTCCTTTGTCCTCAACGTTCACTGGCTCATCCAGGAGTTCCCTGATCTTGGTTGTGGGGGCATCGCTGGTCAAGAGTGATTCGCCCACCAGGACAGCCCGGACCCCAGCCTCTTCAAGACGGAGCACATCGGCCCGTGAGTATATGCCGCTCTCGCTCACCACAACGATACCAGAAGGGATCAGGGGGAGTAGGCGCAGCGTAGTCTGCAAATCAACGCTGAAATCACGCAGGTCGCGGTTGTTTATACCGATGACTGAAGCTCCAGCCGCGAGCGCCCTATTTACCTCTTCCTGATTATGCACCTCGACCAGGGCTGTCATGCCCAGATCCTGCGTTATTCCCAGCAGGGAACGCAGCTCTTCGTCGGACAGGATAGCCACAATCAACAGGAGTGCGTCAGCCCCGTAGGCTCTAGTCTCGTAAACCTGGTAAGGATCAAGAATGAAATCCTTACGCAACAAAGGCAGGTCTACAGCAGAACGAACAGCCTGCAGGTCGGTGAGGCTGCCTTGAAAGTAATCCGCCTCGGTGAGAACGGAAATACACGCCGTCCCGGCTGCCGCATAGGTGCGGACCAGTCCTGCTACATCCGGGATGGGTGGGAATGA comes from the Chloroflexota bacterium genome and includes:
- the trpC gene encoding indole-3-glycerol phosphate synthase TrpC, coding for MILDEIVAARHRSLKVSEQSCPLAELIRIIEARGEPLKDFAAALYGPRIRLIAEVKRASPSKGSFPPIPDVAGLVRTYAAAGTACISVLTEADYFQGSLTDLQAVRSAVDLPLLRKDFILDPYQVYETRAYGADALLLIVAILSDEELRSLLGITQDLGMTALVEVHNQEEVNRALAAGASVIGINNRDLRDFSVDLQTTLRLLPLIPSGIVVVSESGIYSRADVLRLEEAGVRAVLVGESLLTSDAPTTKIRELLDEPVNVEDKGNRWSGLKSVG